TAACTATGTTTGATGCTAAGCCTTTTATTATTGCCGAATTATCTGGTAATCACGATCAAGATTTTGAACTTGCCAAAGCCATGATTCATGCTGCGGCAGAGTCGGGTGTGGATGCCATTAAGCTACAGACCTATACCGCCGACACCATGACGTTAGACGTGCGTGAAGGGGAGTTTATGGTATCGGAGGCAGACAGTCTCTGGCAGGGCAGCAACCTATATGACTTGTATTCAAAAGCCTCGACGCCTTGGGAATGGCATCAACCCCTGTTTGAGTTAGCGGAATCTTTGGGGCTGATAGCATTCAGTTCCCCGTTTGATTTGACGGCGGTGGACTTTTTGGAAAGCCTAGACGTGCCCTTATATAAAATTGCCTCTTTTGAAATGACCGATATCCCGCTTATTGAAGCCGTAGCGCGAACTGGTAAGCCGATTATTATGTCTACTGGTATGGCCACCAGAGAAGAAATTGATGAGGCGGTCGCGACCATTCGGGCTATTGGTGATAACCCACTGACACTATTGAAATGCACCAGTACCTATCCTGCCAAAATTGAAGATTCGAACTTGGTGACCATGGCGGATTTGGCCCAACACACGGGTTGTTCGGTTGGCTTATCAGATCATACCAAAGGCCTTGGCGTTGCGGTTGCGGCAACCGCATTAGGTGCCACTGTGATTGAAAAGCATTTTGTATTAGATCGCAGCGCTGGCGGTGTGGATGCAGAGTTTTCAATGGAACCAGACGAAATGAAAGCCATGGTTGAAGCCTGTCGTGCCGCCAAAGCATCATTAGGCCAAGTTACTTATGGTGGTTCTGAAGCGGAACAAGCGGCGAAAAAGTATCGTCGGTCTATCTACATTGCCGAGAATTTACCAGCGGGCACAGTATTATCCGAAGCACACCTTAAAATTATCCGACCTTCTTTGGGACTGGCGCCAAAACATTGGTCACAAGTTTTAGGTAAAACCTTATCTCAAGATGTGAAAAAAGGTCAGCCACTCGACTGGAATCTAATGGTATGAAGATACTGATTCGTGCCGATGCGTCTGTGCATATTGGCATGGGTCACAGGGTACGATGTCAGGCCTTGGTCTCAGCTTTTGAGCGTCAAGGTCATTCATGCCAATTTGTTGTTCAGCAGGCTTGTAGCGCGTTCGCTGAACAGAATGATATTGTCATTTCACAAGAGGTAGAATTCTTGCCTATGGCCTCTGAAGCGGACCTAGTGATATTGGATCACTATGGTTATCAAGCAACAGACATTAAGACTTTGTATCATCATCAAGCGAATTTATTGGTGTTGGATGATATGAATAACCGCGGTGAATTTCCCGCTAAATGGGTATTGAACCCCCTTGAGCAGACCTATCCTAATGCCGTACTTATGCCTCTAACAGGTAGTCGTTACGCGTTATTGCGCCCACCATTTTTAACCGCTCAAGTGAATGAAAATCCTACCAAACTCCTAGTGACGCTGGGTGGAACAGACCCACTGGCATTGACTTTACCCTTATTAATACATTGTTTGCGGCTTGGCTTTGTGGCAAGCGATATTGTGGTTATGTTGGGCAAAAATGCCAAGCAAGCAGAACAAGTAAAAGCCTTTTGCAATTTGAATGGGATCGAGCTTCATCAAGGTGTGGTAGACGTAACGCCCTTGATGGCTAAAAGTAAAATGGCCATTTCTGCGGCAGGCAGTACCTTGTTTGAATTGGCTTGTATGGGCGTGCCAAGTCTTTTTGTACAAGTGGCGGATAATCAAACCTTATCCCTCGAACAACATTTACCTTTAGGCTGGTGTCGGGCTTTGCGATTTGATGACTTGCCTCAAGAGACTGTTGCTGAGCAGGTAGAAAGATTAATACATCTGGCTTGGGAGCTATGGCAAGATTCCATATGGCAAGCACAGGCGCGCAAAAAAGCACGGCAGCTAGTGGATGGAAAAGGTGCGGACAGAGTGGTGAACGCTATTCTAAGTGGTGTTAAATAGCTTTTTTATTGCGACTGGATGAACAGATAATTCTGCTTTCTGCTTACGGTGAAGAGCTTATAGGTTAAGAAAAATTAGCATGATACAAAGCTATAAGCTGCGTTAGGCGTTGCCAATCTTCTTCCGTATCCAAATCTTGAATACGATGTCTCGGCAACATGAAAGGTTTGGAATGTGCACTGAAAATCTCAACATCAAACCAATCTTTGGGCCTTGCCCAGTAGAACTGTCCTGCATCGTGAATGGCTTCGGTCAGATCTTGCGAACGTTTGTTAATGTGCTCAGGAAACATGGCTGTCAATTCCCCAGATTTTGTAACCTGTAAAGCCCTTAATATTGGGAAATCGAAGGTGGTTGCAGAGAAGCAAAAGCCAATATTGGGCACATTTTCAAGGCCTTTTTGTAAGTCTTGTACAGTTAATAATGGACAGGTGGCATAGATCAAACAGGCCATATCTACATTACAACCTTGTTGAGCTAAAAAGTGCAAGGCGTGCTGCATGACAGGGGTGGTGCCTGTGTGATGGTCGGCCAAGTCTGCTGGCCTTATAAAAGGCGTTTCAGCACCAAACTCACGGGCTACTTTGGCAATTTCTTCGCTGTCGGTGGACACAATGACTCGGTCAAAAAGCTCAGACGCCAACGCGGTTTCGATAGAATAGGCGATTAAGGGTTTGCCGTTTAAAGGCCTAATATTCTTCTTAGCAATACGCTGTGAACCGCCGCGAGCCGGTATAACCGCGATTCTAATAGGGGGAGAATCTGACATCAGGATAACACTCCATGTTCTTGTAGGGCCTGAGTCAATATGCTGACGACTCTTTCCTGCTCGGATCGTGTGATTTCATAAAATAAGGGTAAGCTCATGGTACGCTGATAATAATCTTCCGCGATGGGAAAGTCGCCCCAGTCAAAACCAAGGTCTTGGTAATAGGGTTGGGTATGAACGGGAATATAATGCACTTGTGTGCCAATTCCAGCGCTGCGTAATGCATCAAAAATGGCTTTACGAGCCTTTTTGTGTTCTTTAGGAATCAATATTGGGAAGAGATGCAATGCTGAATTGCTGTCAGTTGCTTGAGCTGGAAGAGTAATTGGTAGTTTTTTTAAGGTTTCCAAATAGTAAGCAAAAGCCGTGTGTCGTTTCGCGATAAAATCATCCAGCTTGTTAAGTTGCGACAAGCCTAAAGCCGCTTGCAACTCAGTCATTCGGTAATTGAATCCTAAAGTATGCTGTTCGTAATACCAATCACCAGGTTGTGTTATTAGGTCCTCAGCGTCTTTGCTGGTGCCTTGTTGAGCATGGGTTCGCATGTGCTTGGCATGACGTGCCGATTGTGTAGTAGCCATACCGCCTTCCCCTGTCGTGATAATTTTCACAGGATGGAAGCTAAACACACAGATATCACTATAGCGACAGTCACCAATATAGGAATCTTGATAACGTCCTCCAATGGCATGAGAAGCGTCTTCAATAATATAAAAACCATACTCTTGGCTTAATTCATGTATGGCTTTCATGTCACACGACTGGCCAGCAAAGTGTACGGGTATCACTACCTTAGGTAAGCGATTTTGCTGTTTTGCTTGTGCCAGTTTGTTGGCCAACTGTTTAGGGCAAAGGTTGTAGGTGTCAGGATCTATGTCAACAAAATCCACATTGGCGCCGCAGTAGCGGGCGCAATTGGCGGAGGCAATAAAGGTGTTTGGGGATGTCCAAACCCAATCGTCTTGGGTGACGCCAAGTGCCAAACACGCCAGATGAAGCGCCGAAGTGGCACTGTTGACCGCCACGGCATGGGCAGCTTTTACCTTATTGGCAATGGCCTGTTCAAAGGCGGTAACTTTTGGTCCTTGGGTTAAATGGGACGAGGTTAATGCTGATACCACCGCATCAATGTCATCTTGATCAATGGTTTGTCGGCCATAAGGAATAAAATTAGTGGCCATCGTCGAACGCCAAAATGTCTGCCGTACTTAAAAAGTGCGGGTTATTACCAGAGTGATACTCATAACCCGGTTCGACCAACTTGCCCGATTCTCCCAGTTTATTTTGATCAAAGGCCATGTCTTCTTGGTGAAATTTGATGCTGGGTGCAATCACATAATGGTCATCAAATTCAAAGGTATGAAAAGAGTCATCAGCAGGGCACATCACCTCATGTAATTTTTCACCAGGACGAATGCCGACTTCTTTGGTTGATAGATTCGGTGCATAAGCTGCTGCCAAGTCCATAATTCGCACGGATGGAATTTTAGGAATGAAAATCTCCCCCCCTTGCATGCGTTGGAAATTTTTCAGAACAAAGGCTACGCCCATTGGCAAAGTGATCCAAAAGCGTGTCATTTCAGGGTGAGTAATGGGGATGGCATCCGCTCCGTCAGCCACCAGTTTTTTAAAGAAAGGCACAACGGAACCACGTGAGCCCACCACATTACCGTATCGTACGACAGAAAAACGTGTACGACCTTGGCCAACCATATTATTGGCGGCCACAAAAAGCTTGTCTGAAGCGAGTTTGGTTGCACCATAAAGATTGATCGGTGCGGCGGCTTTATCAGTCGACAAAGCAATCACCTTTTCCACATCATTAGCAATGGCAGCGGCAATGACATTTTCAGCACCGTGAATATTGGTTTTGATGCACTCCATCGGGTTGTATTCCGCAGCAGGCACTTGTTTGAGTGCCGCTGCATGAATAACAAAATCCACATCCCGCATGGCTTGGGTTAGGCGAGCTTTATCGCGAACATCGCCAATGAAATAACGCATACAAGGCGCATCAAACTCTTGTTGCATTTCGTATTGCTTAAGCTCATCGCGGGAGTAGATAATCAAACGTTTTGGTTGGTAGTTAGCTAACAGGGTTTTAACGTACTGATGACCAAAAGAGCCTGTACCACCAGTAATAAGAATACTTTTGTTATTAAACATGTTGAATACCAAACCAAATTAGAGATTGTTGTCTTAGCAATGCTGGTGAAGTCGTAAAGTTAAATAAGATACAAACCAACTTACTGACTTAATTATACGCTTCATTAAGTCTATCTTATATCGGCGAGAATAGTGGAAACATTAATAAAATCAATCTCCTATTCCTGACGAGCAGGACAGTCCATGACATGGTCATTGACCATGCCTGTGGCCTGCATAAAGGCGTAGCAAGTGGTCGCTCCAAGAAACTTAAAACCGCGCTTTTTTAAATCTTTCGCGAGACGTTTAGAAAGCTCGGTTAGGGCTGGAACCTCTTGTAAAGATTGAGCCTGATTATCAATCACTTTATGATCAGAAAACGCCCAATAATAGTCACTAAATGATCCAAATTCTTCAGCAATAGCCAGAAAGGCCTTGGCGTTGTTAATGGTGGCTTCAATTTTGGCACGATGGCGAACAATGCGCTCGTCTTGCACAAGGCGATCCACATCCTGCTCTGTCATATTGGCAACTTTTACTGGGTCAAAGTTATAAAAAGCAGCGCGATAACCTTCTCTTTTACGTAAAATCGTAATCCAGCTTAGACCTGCTTGGGCGCTTTCAAGTACAATACACTCAAACAAGGTTGCATCATCATAAACGGGAATACCCCATTCCGTATCGTGATAGTGTATGTATTCAGGCGATCCTAAACACCAGCTGCAACGTAGGTTATCCATTGCTAACTCCTAATTAACAGCCACAAGCGGGCGCAGGTTAAAGTGGGTAATAATAGGTGTGAATACGAATGCGCATAAGCATGAGTTGGTTAATGGCCATCCAGATTCGCACTTTTCTCAACAACATAATACATTGAAAATAGAGTGATCACATCTGAGTGAGTCATAAAGACGGGATAGGATTTATCGGAATGAAATTTAAGCCAAGTTATCGTCGTGAAGATGTTGAAGTGATCAAAGACGAATGTGTTTATCAAGGCTTTTTCGAAATGCGCAAAATGACTTTGCGCCACAGAAAATTTAATGGTGAATGGAGTCAGCCCATGACACGGGAAATGATGGTACGCAATGATGCCGTCTGTGTGTTGTTGTTTGATCCAGTCGCGGACAAAGTACTCTTGATTGAACAGTTTCGTCCAGCAGTATTACGAAAGGAATCTCCTTGGTTATTGGAGTTGGTCGCTGGTATGGTAGAAGAGGGCGAAGACGATCAGCAAGTGGCTCGCCGTGAAGCCATGGAAGAAGCTGGTGTAGAAGTAAAACGTTTAGAGTACATGTTTAAGTTTGTTCCTTCGCCAGGCGGCTTGGTGGAATATTTGCGTATGTACGCTGGTGAATTTGATGCCAGTAAAGTGGATCTTAGTCGCAGTCATGGCTTAGCGGACGAAAATGAAGACATAAAACTGCATTTAGTCTCAGCGGATGATGCCATTGCTTTATTACAACAGGATATTGAAAACGCCAGTACCATTATGGGATTACAATGGTTTGCATTGCATAAATCAGAACTTGTAAACAGGTGGTGTGAATAACATTATGATAAAAGACTGTATTAAGGAGCTAAGAAAACTGCCTTTTTTCGAACCTGTACTAGGCTTGGCTTCTTTCCTATTCATGTGTGTAAATGTGTGTTTCTGGTCGCTAATGGCGCATTTAGTGGCGCCTTTATTATTAGGTAGTGACAAGCATAAAGCCATGGCTGAAGACTATTTTGATCGTTTGTTTAACGGTTGGGTGGCTGCGAATGAATGGTGGTTTAAACAGATTCTTGATGTGCATTGGGATTTAGATGACAGCATGGTCACTGACTTTAATCGCTGGAGTTTGATGATTTCCAATCACAGATCTTGGGTGGATGTGTTTATTCTCTTGGCGCAGATACAAGGCAAACGTCCATTACCAAGAGTCTTTATGAAACAGGCTTTATTTTGGATGCCGTTTGTTGGTACTGCTACCTACATCATGGGCTTTCCCTATATGAAGCGATACAGCAAGGAAACCTTGGCGAAAAAGCCTCACCTTGCAGGAAAAGATTTGGCCACCACCAAGCGCTCATGTGAGCGTTTGCTAAATCGCCCCAATTCCATTTTAACCTTTGTGGAAGGGACACGATTTACACAGGCAAAACAAGAAGCTCAGGCATCTCAATATCAACATTTGCTGAAGCCAAAAGCGGGTGGCGTAGGTTTTATTTTGCAAACCATGCCGCAACGTATTAATAGTATTACTGATCTCAACGTGCTGTACGATCAAGCCAATATTTCTGGCTGGGATGTGTTGTGCGGTCGCTTGAGTAAAGCTAAGGTGATGGTTCGAGAAGTGGCCTTACCTGAGAGTTTCTTGTCGGCTGAGTTTCGCCCAGCCGATCAAGACAGAGACGCCTTTTTTGAGTGGTTTAACCTATACTGGCACGATAAGGATGTCAGAATGGGTCATCAGTTAGACGCGCTTAAAGCATCTGAAGCCAGCCCAGAAAAAGCGGTCACGGAAGGAAAGACTTAACCTGAATGATGAGTGTGATGAAAAAAACCAACAAGCAATACGTTCCAGACTTGGTTAGCTTGCAGCTACTCGGCGAATTGAATTATCGTCGTATCGGCAGGATTATGCGCGGCCAAGAAAAAGCGTTGGAGTGGCATTTTTCCATTCACACAAACGGTGACCAAGAAAGTCGTTTGCGCTTGTCATTAAAGGAAGAAAGCAAATTCACCACGGAAATTGCCTTAGAGTTTGGTCCGCAAACTAAGAAAAAATTGCTGTTTGAAACCTCCTTGTCAATGACCATTCGCTTGTATCATGATGTCAGTATCGCTGAAATTACCGATGGTCATAGACAATACAGTGGCTCTTACCCTTATCCAAACGATGCCATGTTGCATCGTGATGAAAAGTTTCGTTTGAATCAGCAATTGGCAGACCTGTTAGAGCTTTGTTTAAAGCACGGACATCGACTTGATCACCCTTTACCTTTTCAGTTTGCCTAATGTTTCTTCTTCAATAAGGCATTTTGTATGGCCGTATTAATATATATCCACGGTTTCAACAGTTCCGAACGTTCTCATAAAGCCAGTGTGATGCAACAAGCAGCAAAGCAAGCGGGTGTACCGAACGCTGTGTTGTCTCCACGTTTATCATGGCGTCCTAAACAGGCTATTGCTGAACTAGAAAGCTTAATCGAATCCCATTTGTCAGCAGGTGTGGCATTAATTGGCAGCTCTTTGGGTGGTTTTTATGGGGCCTATCTGGCCGAAAAATATCAACTTCCTTGTATCATGGTGAACCCTGCAGTGGATGCGCCTGTGTTATTAACGTCTTATCTTGGTCCACAGCACAATCCTTATACTGGAGAGGAATATATACTCACCCAACAGCATATGATGGAATTAGAATCTCTCGTGATAGAGAAACCCACGGCAGAATTATATTGGTTGATGTTACAAGAAGGAGATGAAGTGTTGGATTATCGCGCCGCGCTCAAGGCGTTTCCCAAAACGGCGAAATTGACGTTGGAAGCCAATGGTGACCACAGCTTTGTCGATTTTCAGCGTTACGCCTCGGAAATCCTACAATTTGCTCAAATACTAGACAACTAAGCCTGCTTTTATTGTGCTATTTCAAACTTAATACAAGCAATGATAGACTCTCAGACCATGGTTATTAAGTTTGAATGCCATTGCAGATACTCTGTATTTGGTAGTCTTTGATTGGAAGAAAAAATACGCATGTCAGTAAAAGAATATAACGCCGGATCGATAGAGGTTTTAAGTGGATTAGAGCCCGTTCAGAAACGTCCAGGAATGTACACGGACACCACTCGACCAAACCACCTAGGTCAAGAAGTCATCGATAACTCAGTGGATGAAGCGTTAGCAAAACATGCCGATCGCATTGAAGTGATTCTCTACAAAGACGGTTCCTTAAGTGTGGAAGATAATGGCCGTGGTATGCCGGTGGACATTCACCCTGAAGAAGGTGTGTCAGGGGTAGAATTGATTCTGACCAAACTGCATGCCGGGGGTAAATTCTCTGGTGATAATTATCAATTCTCGGGAGGCTTACATGGCGTAGGTGTCTCGGTGGTGAATGCTTTATCCACCTCTTTGGAAGTGTGGGTGAAACGCAACGGAATCCAATATCATATTGGTTTTGAGAACGGCTTTAAAACGTCTGAATTAACCGAAATTGGCACGGTCGGTAAGAAAAATACCGGCACCAAGGTGAAGTTCAGTCCAGACCCTAAATACTTCGACAGTTCAAAATTCTCTTTGTCTCGTCTGAAACACCTGTTAAAAGCCAAAGCCGTGCTGTGTTCTGGTTTGCACATGGTGTTTATTGACCAAAGTGGTAGCGAAGAAGTTCGCGAAGAATGGTTCTTCCAAGACGGCTTAAACGATTACCTTGCGTCAGCAAACGAAGGCTTTGCCTTGTTGCCGGAAGCCCCTTTTGTGGGCGGTTTAACAGAGAAAACCCAAGGGGTTGATTGGGCTGTACAATGGCTTCCGGAAGGGGGGGAACTGGTTATGGAAAGCTATGTTAACCTGATTCCAACTGCGCAAGGCGGTACGCACGTCAATGGATTGCGTACAGGTTTGTTGGATGCCATTCGTGAATTCTGTGATTTCCACAACCTTTTGCCCCGTGGCATCAAACTCACTGCGGAAGACGTCTGGGACAGATGCAGCTATGTGTTGTCTGCCAAACTGCAAGAGCCGCAATTCTCCGGACAAACCAAAGAGCGCTTATCGTCGCGTCAAATCGTGCCATTTATTTCTGCTACCGTAAAAGACGCTTTCAGTTTGTGGCTGAACAAGCACGTTGACGATGGTAAAAAGATTGCTGAATTGGTCATTAGCAGCGCGCAGAAGCGTCTTAAAGCCAGCAAAAAAGTGGTGCGCAAAAAGATCACGCAAGGCCCGGCTTTACCCGGCAAATTAGCCGACTGTGTGGGGCAAGACTCCTCTCGTAGTGAACTTTTCCTCGTGGAAGGGGACTCGGCGGGTGGCTCGGCAAAACAAGCGCGGGAAAAAGACTTTCAAGCCATCTTGCCATTGCGCGGTAAGATTCTGAACTCTTGGGAAGTGGATTCTGGACAAGTTCTGGCCTCACAAGAGATTCACGATATCTCAGTGGCCTTGGGTGTTGACCCAAGTGACGAAGACTTGAGCGGATTACGTTATGGCAAGGTGTGTATTCTGGCCGATGCGGACTCGGATGGTTTGCACATCGCGACCTTGATTTGCGCCTTGTTTGTGCGTCACTTCCCTGCTTTGGTGAATAACGGTCACGTGTTCGTTGCCATGCCACCCTTGTATCGTATCGATGTGGGCAAAGAGGTGTATTATGCCTTGGATGACGAAGAAAAAGACATCATTCTGCATAAAATTGCCGCTGAGAACAAACGCAGCACACCCAATGTTCAGCGTTTCAAAGGGCTAGGTGAAATGAACCCAGCGCAATTGCGAGAAACCACCATGGCACCCGATACGCGTCGTTTAATACAACTAACCATGGAAGATAAATTGGACACAGACGAGTTGTTGGACAAACTTTTATCGAAAAAACGCGCTGGGGATCGCAAAAATTGGCTGGAAACCTACGGCAACCTCGCCGTAGTGGATTGATAAAAAATGCCAAGCACTGTTATCGAAGGCGAGCTAAACTTAATGAAGGTCCAATCAATTGGAATAGGTGAATGTCTGAAGAAAATGCAAATGAAATTATCAGTGAAGAAGTGCTCTATGAAAGGATTGATCACTACTTACTGAAATTTGGTACAGACAGGTCGCTGCTGTGCGTTTCTGAGCTGGACGGCTTCCTGACGGCACTAGGTTGTTCAGCCAAAGAATTAGAGCCCGATTTATGGTTGAATGCCATCTGGGGTGCGGATGAAGATCAGCCTGTGTGGGAATCTTCTGAACAAGAAGATGAGTTTTTAAGTTTGGTATTGATCATGTACATGGAAGCGATGAACAGTCTGCTATTTGGTGAATTCAGCCCTGTTTACCTTGAGCAGGAGTTCGAAGGAGAATCGACTTTATTGGTCGAAGAGTGGTGTTCTGGTTTTATACGTGGCATCAAATTACTCGGGGTCGGCATAGGCGGGGATCGAGACTTTTTCGATGAAGCCTTGGCGCCATTAAGGCTGTTTGGCACGGAAGCCGGTTTGTCTAAAATCGAATTTATGTTAACCGAAGAAGTGGACTTCTGGCGCGACATGATTGAGCCATCGGTGATGCGACTTATTCAGCATTATCATCCCGATATGCAGATTGGTGAAAAGCTCAGTGATTCGCGAATTCTCCATTAGAGCTGGTGGTCGATAAAAAGTAAGTGATAAAAAAACGGAGCAAAATGGCTCCGTTTTTTCTGTATAAAGGTGATTGCGGTTAGCCAACTACCTTGGCGATACTGTCACACAAATAATCAATATTGTCATCACTCACACCAGCTACACTCATGCGTCCAGTATCGGCAATATAAATGGAAAATTCACTGCGCAGGCGGCGTACTTGCTCAAGTGTTAAACCTGAGTAGGAGAACATGCCGCGTTGATCTTGAATGAAACTGAAGTCTTTACTGACACCAGAGGCTGCCAGTTTGATCACCAGTTTTTCGCGTAAACCATTGATGCGATTACGCATCTCGGCAACTTCTGTCTCCCATTCTGCTCTCAATTCAGGGTGACTCATAATAGTATGAACCACAGTGGCACCGTGAGCAGGTGGCATAGAATAGTTAGCACGAATCGCTTGCCCAATAATGGAGAAGGCATTTTTTGCTTCTTCGCCCGTTTCTGCGATAACGCTTAAGCCACCACAACGATCTCGATAAATGCCGAAATTCTTAGAGAAGGAGTTAGCAATCAACATGCTAGGTACGCGTTCTGCCATGTAGCGAAGACCAGCCATGTCTTCTTCTAAACCATCACCGAAACCTTGGTAAGCCGCATCAATAAGTGGTAATAAACCGCGCTTGTTGACCAAGTCGGTTAACGCTTCCCAGTGTGCCATCTTAAGATCCACACCTGTGGGATTATGGCAGCATGCGTGCAGAAGAAGAACATCACCTTGTTTGGTTTCCGCTTCCAGCTTGGTCATCATATCGTCAAAGCGAACACCATTGGTCACAGAATCGTAGTAAGGGTAGGCAATGACTTCGACGCCAGCCGAGTTGAAGATAGACTCATGATTCCCCCAAGTTGGATCACTCACCCATAAACGAGCACCTTTCAAGTTGGCACTAATGAAATCCGCCGCTACCTTAAGGGCGCCAGTGCCGCCCGGTGTTTGTGTTGACTGAATGCGACCTTGTTTAATGAT
The window above is part of the Marinomonas sp. THO17 genome. Proteins encoded here:
- a CDS encoding amino acid aminotransferase; protein product: MFKHLKAVPGDPLLALIVAHQQDPNPKKIDLGVGVYKDDAGQTPILHSVKKAEAMMVENEITKSYLGVYGATEFSPIIQELLLGKDSDIIKQGRIQSTQTPGGTGALKVAADFISANLKGARLWVSDPTWGNHESIFNSAGVEVIAYPYYDSVTNGVRFDDMMTKLEAETKQGDVLLLHACCHNPTGVDLKMAHWEALTDLVNKRGLLPLIDAAYQGFGDGLEEDMAGLRYMAERVPSMLIANSFSKNFGIYRDRCGGLSVIAETGEEAKNAFSIIGQAIRANYSMPPAHGATVVHTIMSHPELRAEWETEVAEMRNRINGLREKLVIKLAASGVSKDFSFIQDQRGMFSYSGLTLEQVRRLRSEFSIYIADTGRMSVAGVSDDNIDYLCDSIAKVVG
- the parE gene encoding DNA topoisomerase IV subunit B, translating into MSVKEYNAGSIEVLSGLEPVQKRPGMYTDTTRPNHLGQEVIDNSVDEALAKHADRIEVILYKDGSLSVEDNGRGMPVDIHPEEGVSGVELILTKLHAGGKFSGDNYQFSGGLHGVGVSVVNALSTSLEVWVKRNGIQYHIGFENGFKTSELTEIGTVGKKNTGTKVKFSPDPKYFDSSKFSLSRLKHLLKAKAVLCSGLHMVFIDQSGSEEVREEWFFQDGLNDYLASANEGFALLPEAPFVGGLTEKTQGVDWAVQWLPEGGELVMESYVNLIPTAQGGTHVNGLRTGLLDAIREFCDFHNLLPRGIKLTAEDVWDRCSYVLSAKLQEPQFSGQTKERLSSRQIVPFISATVKDAFSLWLNKHVDDGKKIAELVISSAQKRLKASKKVVRKKITQGPALPGKLADCVGQDSSRSELFLVEGDSAGGSAKQAREKDFQAILPLRGKILNSWEVDSGQVLASQEIHDISVALGVDPSDEDLSGLRYGKVCILADADSDGLHIATLICALFVRHFPALVNNGHVFVAMPPLYRIDVGKEVYYALDDEEKDIILHKIAAENKRSTPNVQRFKGLGEMNPAQLRETTMAPDTRRLIQLTMEDKLDTDELLDKLLSKKRAGDRKNWLETYGNLAVVD
- a CDS encoding UPF0149 family protein; amino-acid sequence: MSEENANEIISEEVLYERIDHYLLKFGTDRSLLCVSELDGFLTALGCSAKELEPDLWLNAIWGADEDQPVWESSEQEDEFLSLVLIMYMEAMNSLLFGEFSPVYLEQEFEGESTLLVEEWCSGFIRGIKLLGVGIGGDRDFFDEALAPLRLFGTEAGLSKIEFMLTEEVDFWRDMIEPSVMRLIQHYHPDMQIGEKLSDSRILH